GAATTGAAAAAGAAGTCGCAAATATAGAAAAGGCTAAAGCCGAAGAAGCCGAAGCAAAAGCAAATCTAGAAAATTTAAAAAGGACTTTAAATAATAAAAAAGATCTCTTTGAAATCGGCGGAGTCTCTGAAACTGAACTCAAGGGTGTTGAAACAGCAATGGTTTCTGCTGAAACTGCATATTTTAAAGCGCAAAAGAATTTAATTTCGATTCAAGTGGGTTACCGACCGGAAGACCTTAAAAAAAACGGCTTCAATGTTCCAACAAATCCTGAAGCACTCCGAGAAGCATATGTCGATTACAATACTATCGTCGAAAAAGCAGAACTCGATATGGCTATTGCCAATCTAAAGGCTACTCAGGCAAATATTGAAACTACTAAATTATTAATCAAAGAGTCTACACTACTCTCTCCATTAGATGGTAAGATAGCCGTTCGTAGTTTATATGTTGGTGAGACTACAAAAGAAGGTACTCCCGTATTTGTTTTAGTTGACGATTCAGAAGTCTTTTTAACTTTTCCAGTGAGTGAAGCTGACATACCTAAATTCCAAGAAGGTAAATATATCGAATTTTCAATTGATGCCCTTGGAAAAGAAAAAAAGTTTAAAGGGAAAATTGCAATTGTGTCACCAATTCTTGATGCTCAAAGTCGGACAGCTGAAATCAAAGTTGAATTTAAAAATGAAGGAAAAAAATTAAAACCTGGTATGTTCGCAAGAGGAGAATTTCATTATACCCTACCAGATGAAGGTTTTCTTATTCCAAACAATGGTTTACTTCTTTCAGAAGATAAAAAAACAGGAAAAGTCTATATCGTAAGCAAAGACAAACTTGCCTTCAGTAAAGAGGTATCAGTCATTTCAAATGAAGGTGATAAGTTCTTGATTTCCGGTCCTTTAAATGAAGGAGACAGTATCATTCTTGGAAATTTAAACGGACTTTCTGATGGCCAACCTTGGGACCAATAACTTAGAATTTATAAAAAAGTTGGCTAACGAAGGAAAAATTTCAATCGCTGATACATAACTAAAACTCATACCAAAAATTACAGCTAATGACATTGGACGCCAGAATTCTGAGCCTTCACTAGAGCCGAATATTCCTGGAATCAATGCAAAGATAGTTGTCAAAGTGGTCATCCGCATTGCTCTTTTTCTATTGATTACCGCAATTCTCATTTTTTCTGGGAACGGAATATTGTCTTCATTCCTTATCGCATTTTCAATTATCATAATAGAATTGTTAATTGATAAACCAGCTAAAAGAATAAAACCTATGTAAGTTGAAACATTATAAGTCTGGCCAAAAATAAATAGGAAGAAAGTTGTAGCAGATATGTTAATAGGAACCATCAACATTATTGGGAAACTAATTTTTAAGGACTGGAATAAAATCGCTAGTGTTCCATATATCAATCCAATGGCAAATAGAATGAACCCAAACATTTCAATTTGATTTTTCCTAAGTTTTTTTACAGCATCTCCTAAGTCATAATAATAATTTTGAGGAAAAGTAAAAGCTTTCAACTTTGCCTCAGCTTTTTCTGCGTATTCTGATAAGCTGGTATCTTTAAAATTTGCTGTTATAGTAACCATTCTTCTTTTATTCTTTCGATTAATACGTGTATCTGCTTTTGTTCGCTTAATCTCTAATAAATCGATCAAAGAAACTTTCGAATCATTAACGGGTATCAAAGAATAAGTAAGGTCATCAACAGACTTTCTATCATCGGCTCGGAATCGTACGCGAATGTCAACTTCCCTATCCCGGTCAAAAATTTTCGTTGGGATTGAACCTTGTAAGGCAGTCCGCGCAAAATCCGAAATAAATTGATTAGTTAATCCAGCTAAAGCTACTTTGTCTTGACGTAAATTTAACTGTAGCTCTTCTTTGCCTTCTCTGAATCGGAAAACGACTTGATCTGTTTCCTTAAGCTCTTTAATAGATTCGGCTATTTCTCTCGAAAGTTTTTTTAACTCTTCAAGATCGTCTCCAATAATGTCAATATCAAGTTCCTTATTGGAACCAAAAGCATTTGCATCTATATAATAAACAAATACTCCTTTAATATCATCTGTAGTATTTCTTAACTGTGTTTTAATATCTTCAGGAGAATTCCCGTTAAGGTCTTTTTTTAGTTTAATTGATAAGTCTGCATGCCATTTTTCTACCTTTGTAGAAACCTTTTCTACAAATGGATTTTTCGAAATTAATTCTTCGATTAACTTAACACTTTTGCTAGTTGCTTCAAGATTTGTCCCTGTAGGCAATTCTACACTTCCCACAATTTCTCTACTTCCTGCAAAATCGATATACTCTTTCCGGACAAAAAACATAAAAACAAAACCGAAAAAAATAATTGTAACTAACACGATTATCTTCGGAGAAATTTGTTTAATACTCAAAGAAGAAAGGAATTCATACCTTTTTTTAATGGATGCAATAAACTTCGAATAATCAATTCTTATCTTTACAAAATCTGCCTTAACAAAATTCCATTCGTTAGGAACAACACTACACAACATTGGAACAAAGATTAGCGATAAAAAGTAAGCAATTAAGATACAGGCAGTAATTGAAGTAGCCAGATCCAAGAAATTATTTTTGAAATCTGCAGAGGCGTATAATAATGGAATAAAAACAATAATGTTAGTTAAGGAAGATGCTAATAATTCCTTCCAAAGTTCATCTATCGAAATAAAAATTGGGTCAACAATTCCTTTAGAAATATTTGAATTAATACGTTCAATAACAACAATTGAACTATCAATAAGAACCCCTACTCCTAGGGCAAGACCTGCTAACGTCATTATATTTAATGATTTTTGAAGTGAGTCAAGAATAACAAAGGACAAGACAACTGCAATTGGTATGGTAATAGAAATGATAATTGTATATCTAAGATCCTTTAAAAATAGAAATACGATAATACTGCAAGCTAAAGCTCCAACTAATCCAGACATTGAAACCGAGTCTAAAGCTGCAGATATATATTTAGATTGATTATAAGCTATATCGAAGGAAATATTAGGGTATTCAAAATTTGAAACCTCTTGCTCAAGAAGTTTGCATACTTCTAAAATATTTGCACTACTATTTTTTTTTATCTGTATACTGACATTTTCGAATCCCTTTTCTCTACTTAAGTCGGACAAATCCCTTTCCCCGTCATAAATATCACTGACGTCCGTTATACGAACTACTTTCCGAGATTTCCCAACAACAAAATTTATATTTCGTAAATCCTGTATGGACTCTATTCTATTTTTCAGCCTCAACTCGCTTTCAATCTCAGGCGAATTAATTAACTTCCCCAAATAAATATCACGATTAATATTCCTGATTTCATCCATTACTTGGTTAGGTGTTAAGCCTGTTGATAACAATCTCCCTTTATCTACATCTACTCTTATTTCCCTATACCTTCCACCTATTACTATAACTTCACCTACGCCCGGAACTCTCTCAAGTATCGTTTTCAGTTTTTTTTCAGAAATTTCCCGAAGTTCCTTAAGGCTTAATAGCTTAGAAGTTAATCTGATTGTAAATACAGGCTTATCTTCTGGATTAAATCTTACGACATAGGGTTCTTCTACTTCTCTCGGAAAATTATAACGTATTAATTCAACTTTTGATTTTAATTCGACTGATTTGTACTTTAGTGGCTCCTGCGAATTGAAAAAAATAGTAATTTTAGATTCACCTTCTTCAGAACTAGATAAAATTTTTTCGACACCACCAACTCCGATAATTTGTTTCTCAATTGGTTTTGTAATTAGTTCTTCAATTCTGCTCGGGGAATTACCTGGATAACGAGTAATAATCGAAAGAATATTAGATTCTTTTTTAGGCATCAACTCATACTTCAAATTTCGAAAAGAAGCAATTCCAAAGCCGACAGCCGCAACAACAAACATCGTTACAGTTATTTTTCTTTTAACTATTGTTACGAGAAGGTTATCCAACTATTTTTCCATTAATCCTTTTTCAATCATAACCTTACTTATAATAGGTATAAAAAATAAACTGATAACAGTTGAAAATATGAGACCTCCAAAAATTGATGCCGCAAGGGATCGTTGCGATGTGGAGCCACTAATAGAAAACAACAGAGGCAAAAGTCCAAGTATTGAGGTTAGTGTTGTCGTAAGTATGGGGATTAAACGATCTTTTGCACCTTCAATAATTAATTTTTCGGTATTTTTATATTTTGCTTTTTCATCTCTATAAAACTCAACAATTAGAATTGCATTGTTTACAACGATTCCAGCCAACAAAATGGAACCAAGTAAAGACATCATATTTATAGATTCGTTAAAGATGAATAGAGAGCCAACAACACCAAATGCCGCAAGAAAAATTGAAAATATGATGAGCAATGGAAGTAAAAAACTCTCCATTGCAGCAGCAAGAGTCATGTAGACTAAAATGATCGAAAAAAACAATGCAATACCTAGTCCATTAACTGCTACATCTAAAATCTTCTTATTTTCACCAAAAGAAATTGAGGTCCCGTTTTCATTCAAGTTACCTACTCCAACAATGTTTCCAACCTGGTTATAAACACTAGAAATACTCTGGTCTTCAATTTCCATGGCCAAATATCCAATTCTTTTACCGTTCTGACGATTCAGAATACGGCTAGATTTTCTGGACTCAATAAAGGCAAAGTCTTTCAATGGAACGAATTTGTTCTCATCAACTTCAAAATTGATATCTCTTATCTTGTCGACACCAGTTCTACCTTCTTGCCCGGACCGTATTAGGATTGGAATTTCTTCATCTTTAACTTTATAAAATATAGTTTCATCACCTTTAACTATAGTTTTTAGTGAGTCACCAACGTCAGAACTTCTGAGCCCAAAGGAAGCTAATCTATTTCTATCAAAAGTGATTCTAACTTCATTCAATTCTTGATCGAAAGAAGTCTGTATGTCTTTTGATTTAAAAGTATCCTTTAGTTTGTTTTTTAGTTTTAGGATTTCAGAATTGATATCTACATAATTTCCGCCAGTAACAACAATGGAGACTTGTTCAAATGAAAATGGTAATACTTCAGATAAAATGTCTGATGATGAAATAATCTTTATCTTTTGCATTTCGTCATCCATCTCTTTCAGTTTTTCGATGAATTTGTCTTTCTTTGAAAAGCTACTAAATCTGAAGAAAATTTCTGCCCGGTTTATCCCAAACTCCGAAGTTGGGAATAATGTTAGTTCCTTTTCTTCAAACCCTAGCTTTGAGAGCATGTCTACGTTTTCATCTACGAGTGTAGCCATTTTTTCAATGTTCAAAACAACTTCAGAAGTTTTCTTTATGCGTGTACCATTTGGTAAAGTGAGTTTGATGTTAAGATCCAAACGCTGAACTTTTGGCATAAGATTTACAGCGATTAAGGAAGCAAGAATTGCAGCAAACAAAAGTGAGCCGAAAGCAACCATTAATACAAATTTTGGTTTCTCTAAAAATTTTTTTAAGAAAAAGACATAAGTTGATTCAATTTTAATAATCAAATTCTTGCTAATGTTCACCAAATAATCGTTACTCTTAAATTTTGATGAGATCATTTTGTTAAAAAAAGGAAGGAACACTAAGGAAACCATTAGAGATGAGGCCAAACAAATACAAACGCTGAGTGCAAAATCTTTAAAGATTATCCCTTCTAACCCATTCAAGTAAAAATTGGGAAGAAAAACTACAATTGAAGTTAAATTCGAAATCACTAATGCAAAAGCAATTTTAGAAGCCCCGATTTCGATTGCCAAATGTTCATCTTTAGCATTCTTTTTTTCTTTGTGAATAGATTCTAAAACAACGATTGATGAATCGACCATTAAACCAACGCCAACAGCAAGACCACCCAAAGACATCAAATTCAATGACTGTCCAATAAAGTGCATACAAATAAAAGAAACGAGGATTGATGTTGGGACTGAAAAAGTTATTAAAATTGCCTCTACCCAAGACCCGGTAAAAATTGTAAGTATAATGAAGCAAATTACAATGGATAATACTATCGAACTTCCTACATCATTCACTGAAGATAAAATTAAATCTGACCTGTCTTCAACGATTTCTAATTCTAAAATATCAGAGAACCGATCATTTAACTCACCCACAACTCCTTCAATATTTCTTGCTACCTCAACAGTGTTTTTCCCTGATTCTTTCCGAATATCCACTAATATGCATTCTGAAAAGTTTCTACGGCAAATGCTTGTTTGGTCCTTGAAAGAGTCCTTAACGTTTGCTACGCTATTAAGATAAACTGGAGCTCCACCTTCAGATGTTTTTAAAATAAGATTTTCTATTTCGCCAACGTTTGAGAAAGCACCCATTGTCCGAACAGTAACTTCATCTTCGCCTCTAATAATATTTCCTGATGGAATATTTTCATTGTTCGAAGCAATTTGTCTTTGAATCTCATTCGGAGTGATTGAATAAGATTTCATACGATTTGCATCTAGTTCAACTAATATCCGTTTTTCTAATCCGCCAGATAGGGTGATGGTTGCAACACCGTCGGTTTTTTCAAAGATAGGAATCAGATTTTTTTTGATAAAATTACGGAGACTTTTGAAGTCACTAGATTTGGAAAAAGCTGCGATTCGAACGATAGGTTTATCATTTGGATCAAATTTTAAAACAATTGGTTTTTTTACATCAATTGGCAAGGAGCCTTTCACTAAGTCCAATTTTTCTCGAATTAACACCGTTGCCAAATCAACATCTGTACCCCAACGGAACCGCACTTTAACGATGGACATCCCTTCTAAAGTTTCGGAAAAAGTTTCATCCACGCCTTCTGCAGAAGCAACTACCTCCTCAATCGGCTTTGAAACTAGAAGTTCCATTTCCTCAATAGAAGCATTAGGATATGTAGTTAAAATGGTAATAGTTGGAATCGTAATATTAGGAAATAACTCAATTTTTAATTTGGAAAAACTTATGGCGCCAATCCCAAGTATAAAAACCAGGCAAACAGTGGTCGTTACGGTTTTGCGAAGAAAGTACTTTACCATTATTGAGGGAATCTAATCAATACGGTTCGATCTGAATCCATTATATTTCCAAAGTTATCTTTGATGCCAGTACTCCCACCTCTTACGGTTATGGAATATGTCGAACCTTTGTCTAAACATTTTGCTACAGTGCCAAACACAGTGATACTAGGAGCCAACGGAGCTGGAGTTGCATTAATTGGATTATCAAAATACTCTTGGCAAGCCCCTATTGCTTGTCCAAATTCCCGACTTACAGTGAGACGTAACGAAGTCAATAAGATCTGACTGTTCACTGGTAAAGAGAGATTACAAGTGCCTAAATTTTCACCATAACAAAATCTAAAGTATAAATTCTGATCACATTCATTTGATAATGTAGGACAAGTTGTCAGTTGTGGTGTTGTAACATTGATTCGATCCTCATAAAGTTTATTTGCGAATGCTGGATCAGAATAGATACCCATAAGAAATATTTTTTGTGTTGAATCACCGAATGTATTAATATTAAAATTATATGATTTCCTGAGTCGATTATTCTGAAAATCGACAACGCCATCACTGACAGTTAAATTATAAATTGTTACTGGATCCAGAGGTTCCAAAAACCGAACCTCAAAATTTGTTGGAGATATTTGAATTAGATTATAATTCTTAGAAGGTGTGATCCTAATAGCGCCAGCCAATGGAATTGGTTGAACAGGTTCGTTAAATACTAAAGTAAAAACATCATTTCGATTGAAGCCGTCTATCACAGTTATTTCGTCAGCGATGAAATTTGGAACGGAAGGAGTCGAAATAGAAACTAAATCGGGTGACACTAAGTCATCTCCAACTGTGAAAACGACGTTTTGTGCAGTCGCTAGGTCATTCCCATTTTTATCACGTGCAGTATTCGCAACATTCAGTGAATACACAGTTCCAAAATTTAAAGGATATTTGGGAATAAATTGAAATGATTGGTCATTATCGGAAATCACTGTATTTGGAATATCGAACTCTACAGAAGGACTTAGTGAAACTGCACCAAACACTGATAACTTGTCCATTGGTTTATCAAACTTAATTGTGATTAATGAATTGGGAGATACTCCAACATCCCCATTTGCAGGAATAGTTTGGGTCACTTTTGGTTTATTTAAGTCAATTGAGTAACTGAACCTAGATCGATAGTCATCAAGTAAATTCACCCCACCTACAGATTCCGCTTTTGCTTTTCCAACACTAAAAATATACATACCCGGATCTGATAGTTTATCGTTGGGAGAAAATACCATTAGATTTCCAAGCCATGAAAAAGTTCCACCGACAGCCGAACCATCACGAATTAAACTAAAAGCAGACTGGGTGAATTCCTTGTTCATCGCTTCAGAGAATAAAATTGTAATTTTTGTATCAGGCGAAATACCAACTGAACCATCTGCTGGATCCGCTAAAAGAATCTTTGGCGGATTGGACGCAGGTAAAAGTGATGCAGTCGGTAAAAAATCGAGAGGCCCCTCCGCATTATCTAATAATTGACTACAAGATAGACTAAAAACAAATATAGAAACAAAAAAGAGTTTAGTTACCATAAAAAACAAACTCCAAATCATTCGAGAGGCTATTTTCATTTATATCGTGAAGACCACTGGTTCCTCCAGCGACTTTAAATACATATCTTGCTAAGTTTCCGGAAATGCCGCCTAATCTAACTTTAACTCTTTGTGGATTTGCGCTCGGTAAATAATCAACACTTTGAATAAAAATACTAGAAGTTACAGGACCACCAGAGAGATAATTAACGCTAATAGCATCAAATAAATTATTATCACCAGTCAATTTTAACCTTGCACTTCCTGCAGTTTGGAAAAGCAATTCTATCTCATATTGCTCTGGGCAAGTATATCTTGGCCTAAACTCGTAAGCAATGTATGGATCTATTGGGAAATTTATTGTTTGGTCAATTGGTGTTACAATCAAGTTGCAAGCTGGAGATGCAGTAAAAGATTTTCCTAAAATTTGGACCGGCGAAATATTTACACTGGTCGTAGGTTCGTCGACCAAAAAATCAATAGTATAAGATTGATTCATCCCTACACCACTAGCACTAGTAAAATCACGACCTATTGATAAACGATATTGTTGTCCCGTGGTCAATGGAGAAGAAGGTATAAATCTTAAAAGTTGATTACCTGTCCATTCGAAATGTCCATTAATACCTGGTGAAAATTTTATTTCCCCATTTATGTTTTTTATGGTCATAGGTGTGGAAAAATTAAACGTAAAATTATCAAACTTCGAAGCACCAGTAAAAGTGTTAATAAATGGATCAGGATTTATAGTCCCCCAAGCAGGGCTTACTGTAACATCTGCGATGACTGTTGGTATTTCAAGTGTCGTTGCTGTGGAAAAAGCAATTAGGTATTCTTTATCGAGAGGAATGCCCAATGCACTTTTTGCGTTTACATTAACTCGCAATCGATAAGTTGCACCTAAATTCAAAGGTGATTTTAGCCTCAATGTCAATTCGCGAAAGCTTGAATCCCAAATCGGAGTGAATAAGGCACTTGCTCCCTCAATAGTAACTGCATTATTTGTGGTAACCGGATCCATTGGTTGTGAGAATTTTACCAATAGATCTGACCCTACAGGCCAACCCAATTGTAGCTCTCCGCTAAGTGGTGGGTTTGTTGCAACTACTGTCGGGGCTCCTCCAACACCTATTGTATAAAAACTAGAA
The genomic region above belongs to Leptospira montravelensis and contains:
- a CDS encoding efflux RND transporter periplasmic adaptor subunit, producing the protein MKNNLKIVLVFSLIILNFCSDNKNEASKKKKVTNRSVYVLEQSDKELTINLLGTVSHKNKAEVSSKVIGRIEKIFKEQGQKVSKGEALAKVETLNLELQLKKDEASVEIQNKQIDLTRAKYIQARQRIEKEVANIEKAKAEEAEAKANLENLKRTLNNKKDLFEIGGVSETELKGVETAMVSAETAYFKAQKNLISIQVGYRPEDLKKNGFNVPTNPEALREAYVDYNTIVEKAELDMAIANLKATQANIETTKLLIKESTLLSPLDGKIAVRSLYVGETTKEGTPVFVLVDDSEVFLTFPVSEADIPKFQEGKYIEFSIDALGKEKKFKGKIAIVSPILDAQSRTAEIKVEFKNEGKKLKPGMFARGEFHYTLPDEGFLIPNNGLLLSEDKKTGKVYIVSKDKLAFSKEVSVISNEGDKFLISGPLNEGDSIILGNLNGLSDGQPWDQ
- a CDS encoding efflux RND transporter permease subunit, which gives rise to MDNLLVTIVKRKITVTMFVVAAVGFGIASFRNLKYELMPKKESNILSIITRYPGNSPSRIEELITKPIEKQIIGVGGVEKILSSSEEGESKITIFFNSQEPLKYKSVELKSKVELIRYNFPREVEEPYVVRFNPEDKPVFTIRLTSKLLSLKELREISEKKLKTILERVPGVGEVIVIGGRYREIRVDVDKGRLLSTGLTPNQVMDEIRNINRDIYLGKLINSPEIESELRLKNRIESIQDLRNINFVVGKSRKVVRITDVSDIYDGERDLSDLSREKGFENVSIQIKKNSSANILEVCKLLEQEVSNFEYPNISFDIAYNQSKYISAALDSVSMSGLVGALACSIIVFLFLKDLRYTIIISITIPIAVVLSFVILDSLQKSLNIMTLAGLALGVGVLIDSSIVVIERINSNISKGIVDPIFISIDELWKELLASSLTNIIVFIPLLYASADFKNNFLDLATSITACILIAYFLSLIFVPMLCSVVPNEWNFVKADFVKIRIDYSKFIASIKKRYEFLSSLSIKQISPKIIVLVTIIFFGFVFMFFVRKEYIDFAGSREIVGSVELPTGTNLEATSKSVKLIEELISKNPFVEKVSTKVEKWHADLSIKLKKDLNGNSPEDIKTQLRNTTDDIKGVFVYYIDANAFGSNKELDIDIIGDDLEELKKLSREIAESIKELKETDQVVFRFREGKEELQLNLRQDKVALAGLTNQFISDFARTALQGSIPTKIFDRDREVDIRVRFRADDRKSVDDLTYSLIPVNDSKVSLIDLLEIKRTKADTRINRKNKRRMVTITANFKDTSLSEYAEKAEAKLKAFTFPQNYYYDLGDAVKKLRKNQIEMFGFILFAIGLIYGTLAILFQSLKISFPIMLMVPINISATTFFLFIFGQTYNVSTYIGFILLAGLSINNSIMIIENAIRNEDNIPFPEKMRIAVINRKRAMRMTTLTTIFALIPGIFGSSEGSEFWRPMSLAVIFGMSFSYVSAIEIFPSLANFFINSKLLVPRLAIRKSV
- a CDS encoding efflux RND transporter permease subunit, with product MVKYFLRKTVTTTVCLVFILGIGAISFSKLKIELFPNITIPTITILTTYPNASIEEMELLVSKPIEEVVASAEGVDETFSETLEGMSIVKVRFRWGTDVDLATVLIREKLDLVKGSLPIDVKKPIVLKFDPNDKPIVRIAAFSKSSDFKSLRNFIKKNLIPIFEKTDGVATITLSGGLEKRILVELDANRMKSYSITPNEIQRQIASNNENIPSGNIIRGEDEVTVRTMGAFSNVGEIENLILKTSEGGAPVYLNSVANVKDSFKDQTSICRRNFSECILVDIRKESGKNTVEVARNIEGVVGELNDRFSDILELEIVEDRSDLILSSVNDVGSSIVLSIVICFIILTIFTGSWVEAILITFSVPTSILVSFICMHFIGQSLNLMSLGGLAVGVGLMVDSSIVVLESIHKEKKNAKDEHLAIEIGASKIAFALVISNLTSIVVFLPNFYLNGLEGIIFKDFALSVCICLASSLMVSLVFLPFFNKMISSKFKSNDYLVNISKNLIIKIESTYVFFLKKFLEKPKFVLMVAFGSLLFAAILASLIAVNLMPKVQRLDLNIKLTLPNGTRIKKTSEVVLNIEKMATLVDENVDMLSKLGFEEKELTLFPTSEFGINRAEIFFRFSSFSKKDKFIEKLKEMDDEMQKIKIISSSDILSEVLPFSFEQVSIVVTGGNYVDINSEILKLKNKLKDTFKSKDIQTSFDQELNEVRITFDRNRLASFGLRSSDVGDSLKTIVKGDETIFYKVKDEEIPILIRSGQEGRTGVDKIRDINFEVDENKFVPLKDFAFIESRKSSRILNRQNGKRIGYLAMEIEDQSISSVYNQVGNIVGVGNLNENGTSISFGENKKILDVAVNGLGIALFFSIILVYMTLAAAMESFLLPLLIIFSIFLAAFGVVGSLFIFNESINMMSLLGSILLAGIVVNNAILIVEFYRDEKAKYKNTEKLIIEGAKDRLIPILTTTLTSILGLLPLLFSISGSTSQRSLAASIFGGLIFSTVISLFFIPIISKVMIEKGLMEK
- a CDS encoding Ig-like domain-containing protein: MKIASRMIWSLFFMVTKLFFVSIFVFSLSCSQLLDNAEGPLDFLPTASLLPASNPPKILLADPADGSVGISPDTKITILFSEAMNKEFTQSAFSLIRDGSAVGGTFSWLGNLMVFSPNDKLSDPGMYIFSVGKAKAESVGGVNLLDDYRSRFSYSIDLNKPKVTQTIPANGDVGVSPNSLITIKFDKPMDKLSVFGAVSLSPSVEFDIPNTVISDNDQSFQFIPKYPLNFGTVYSLNVANTARDKNGNDLATAQNVVFTVGDDLVSPDLVSISTPSVPNFIADEITVIDGFNRNDVFTLVFNEPVQPIPLAGAIRITPSKNYNLIQISPTNFEVRFLEPLDPVTIYNLTVSDGVVDFQNNRLRKSYNFNINTFGDSTQKIFLMGIYSDPAFANKLYEDRINVTTPQLTTCPTLSNECDQNLYFRFCYGENLGTCNLSLPVNSQILLTSLRLTVSREFGQAIGACQEYFDNPINATPAPLAPSITVFGTVAKCLDKGSTYSITVRGGSTGIKDNFGNIMDSDRTVLIRFPQ
- a CDS encoding Ig-like domain-containing protein — its product is MKTTIIFVFSFVLLFLGCSKIPNEGDILGLLGARIEDGFVYPKILFVNPSSEATQVPIDSPIIIDFSKPMDRSLVESAISISAPGGNTSFNPSWVFDSRLILNFSAGLTQGKKYEINLNASSTKDKDGNRMAKNFISSFYTIGVGGAPTVVATNPPLSGELQLGWPVGSDLLVKFSQPMDPVTTNNAVTIEGASALFTPIWDSSFRELTLRLKSPLNLGATYRLRVNVNAKSALGIPLDKEYLIAFSTATTLEIPTVIADVTVSPAWGTINPDPFINTFTGASKFDNFTFNFSTPMTIKNINGEIKFSPGINGHFEWTGNQLLRFIPSSPLTTGQQYRLSIGRDFTSASGVGMNQSYTIDFLVDEPTTSVNISPVQILGKSFTASPACNLIVTPIDQTINFPIDPYIAYEFRPRYTCPEQYEIELLFQTAGSARLKLTGDNNLFDAISVNYLSGGPVTSSIFIQSVDYLPSANPQRVKVRLGGISGNLARYVFKVAGGTSGLHDINENSLSNDLEFVFYGN